One Aciduliprofundum boonei T469 genomic region harbors:
- a CDS encoding HU family DNA-binding protein has protein sequence MVGISELAKTVAKKTGVSQKQARMVIRAFVDEVIDQVNKGNKVNLVGFGIFERRVQKARKARNPRTKEVINVPEKKKFVFRASSKIKYL, from the coding sequence ATGGTAGGAATAAGCGAATTGGCAAAAACCGTAGCAAAGAAAACTGGTGTAAGCCAGAAGCAGGCAAGAATGGTCATAAGGGCCTTTGTTGATGAGGTTATTGACCAGGTGAACAAGGGAAATAAGGTAAATCTTGTAGGATTTGGAATATTTGAGCGCCGTGTTCAGAAGGCAAGAAAGGCAAGAAATCCAAGAACAAAAGAAGTTATTAATGTCCCTGAGAAGAAGAAGTTTGTCTTCAGGGCATCAAGCAAGATCAAGTATCTCTAA